In Candidatus Methylomirabilis tolerans, the sequence ACGTGGGACACGGTCCCTTCGGGCATTTTTTCGACGACCACTTCCTGCAGCAGTTTCACGTCGGCGGCGAGCGGCTGAACCACGAAATCCTGGGTATGGCCATCATCACGAAGAGACTAGGGGGGATCATCAAAGCAATCCGCCGAAGTCCGAGCGGGCCGTTTCTGCCGAATGAGCGGCTCGACCCCGAACAGATCGCCTTTCTGATCAAAAAGCCGGAGGCCGGCTCCTCGGCTCAACTCAGGACAGGCCTCATGGCTAAGTGTCCGGACTGGCTGCTGGCGCTCCGTCCGCTCTTCTCCGGGATCTACACCGTAGATAACCTCGATTACGTCCAGCGAGACGCCTATATGACCGGCTTCTCGCTTGACATGGTGGATATCGAGCGGCTGCTGCTGTACACGTTTTTCACGCCGCAGGGGCTGACCCTGCACAAAGCCGGAGAGTCGGCCCTGATGCGGTTCCTGAACGCGAAGATCGCTCTTTACGTGAACGTCTACCATCACCGGACGACCCGGGCTATCGACCTGCACATACAGGAGATCTTCAAGGGGACGATGGCGAGAATCGCCCCGTACAATCCATACAAAGCGCTGGACCGATACCTGGAGCTGACCGATTGGTTCCTGCTCGAGCGGGTCCGCGAGTGGGCCGGCTCAAAGGATCCGCATGAGTGGGCGCTGGGAGCGGAATGGGGGAAGATCTCGGGTCGGAAGGTCAAGTGGAAGATGGCCTATGACTTTGTCTCCACCATCGAAGAGTCGCAGCGGATGGTCCAGTTTCGGACTGCCACACATCTGGAGGAGGCGATTCGCCGCCACCTGTCCAAGCGCCTGCATAGAATCGAGTTCAAGGTGGACATGGCCGCGCTCGATCCCCGTCCCATCAACCCTCTGGCCGAAGGGAGCAAGCAGATCTTCATGTACAATCCGGCGACAGGCGAGGTATCGCCAAGACCCCTTATGGAGCTATTTCGCGATATCCCGCCCAAGGTGGCCCGCTACCGGGTCTTCACCA encodes:
- a CDS encoding HD domain-containing protein, whose product is MVASRVTTPQVIGSGGPPLTSPYEGVALLADPIHRYILFTVPMGDRSERTEKEVIDNPWVQRLRRIHQLQSTWWVYPSGEHSRFQHVLGTMHMAGKFARHLYPSLKETFGEALPSEPFIEELLRLAGLLHDVGHGPFGHFFDDHFLQQFHVGGERLNHEILGMAIITKRLGGIIKAIRRSPSGPFLPNERLDPEQIAFLIKKPEAGSSAQLRTGLMAKCPDWLLALRPLFSGIYTVDNLDYVQRDAYMTGFSLDMVDIERLLLYTFFTPQGLTLHKAGESALMRFLNAKIALYVNVYHHRTTRAIDLHIQEIFKGTMARIAPYNPYKALDRYLELTDWFLLERVREWAGSKDPHEWALGAEWGKISGRKVKWKMAYDFVSTIEESQRMVQFRTATHLEEAIRRHLSKRLHRIEFKVDMAALDPRPINPLAEGSKQIFMYNPATGEVSPRPLMELFRDIPPKVARYRVFTTDRRYVKALSEASEKALTGSAGESVPTNI